Proteins encoded in a region of the Dreissena polymorpha isolate Duluth1 chromosome 6, UMN_Dpol_1.0, whole genome shotgun sequence genome:
- the LOC127834804 gene encoding kielin/chordin-like protein, with protein sequence MRLLLQLSLTCSIIAGCSTQNRLSPICPTCLPCYYMGQWYQHGSRIPDDCNTCGCNNGSVMCTLIYCKERRCYYKGQWYEHGSVFQDKCNTCWCNDGSVGCTNIDCRDKPGVCPRPGFGVCWEECSSDHDCPGVQKCCFNGCGHTCEQPNWQ encoded by the exons ATGCGTCTGTTGCTGCAACTTTCTCTGACATGTTCGATCATTGCCGGATGTTCCACGCAGAATCGGCTTTCTCCAATATGCCCTACTT GCTTGCCGTGCTATTACATGGGACAATGGTACCAGCACGGTTCGAGGATCCCAGACGACTGCAATACTTGTGGGTGCAATAACGGGTCTGTGATGTGTACTCTTATTTACTGCAAAG AACGGCGGTGCTATTACAAGGGACAATGGTACGAGCACGGTTCGGTGTTCCAAGACAAATGCAATACTTGTTGGTGCAACGACGGGTCTGTAGGATGTACGAACATTGACTGCCGAG ATAAACCAGGCGTATGTCCTAGGCCTGGCTTTGGGGTATGCTGGGAAGAGTGCAGTTCCGATCATGACTGCCCGGGTGTACAGAAATGCTGCTTCAATGGCTGCGGACATACATGCGAACAACCAAATTGGCAGTAA